One genomic region from Anopheles bellator chromosome 2, idAnoBellAS_SP24_06.2, whole genome shotgun sequence encodes:
- the LOC131210828 gene encoding uncharacterized protein LOC131210828, protein MNRIIVAVAALFACASAQVYLSQPIALALQQPAPVGESSLAHPAVVENALHEAQYPDEFRNNFYKNPHIAEALAKHSWFGDKEMPVFERQADKIPRDRIAKIFKNAGFVRRR, encoded by the exons ATGAACCGCATCATCGTTGCTGTCGCCGCCCTGTTTGCCTGCGCCTCGGCCCAGGTTTACCTGAGCCAGCCGATCGCGCTGGCCCTGCAGCaaccggccccggtcggggAG TCGTCACTCGCGCACCCGGCCGTGGTGGAGAACGCACTGCACGAGGCCCAGTACCCGGACGAGTTCCGGAACAACTTCTACAAGAACCCACACATCGCTGAGGCCCTCGCCAAGCACTCGTGGTTCGGCGATAAGGAGATGCCCGTGTTCGAGCGGCAAGCCGACAAGATTCCGCGCGATCGTATTGCGAAGATTTTCAAGAACGCCGGCTTCGTGCGCAGGCGTTAA